A stretch of Brassica napus cultivar Da-Ae chromosome C6, Da-Ae, whole genome shotgun sequence DNA encodes these proteins:
- the LOC106404617 gene encoding 60S ribosomal protein L6-2 — translation MYHKRGLWAIKAKNGGVFPRHDAKSKVDSPAEKPPKFYPAEDVKKPLANRRKPKPTKLRSSITPGTVLIILAGRFKGKRVVFMKQLTSGLLLVSGPFKINGVPLRRVKQSYVIGTSTKVDISGVGIHKLDDKYFGKVAEKKNKKAEGEFLEAEKEEKKEIPQGKKDDQKAVDAALIKAIEAVPELKTYLGARFSLKQGMKPHELVF, via the exons ATGTACCACAAGAGAGGTCTTTGGGCTATCAAGGCCAAAAACGGCGGCGTTTTCCCTCGCCACGACGCTAAGTCCAAAGTTGATTCTCCGGCGGAGAAGCCCCCGAAGTTCTATCCTGCCGAAGACGTCAAGAAACCTCTCGCCAATAGACGCAAGCCAAAGCCTACCAAGCTCAG ATCCAGCATCACTCCAGGGACAGTGCTGATCATCCTTGCTGGTAGGTTCAAGGGCAAGAGAGTTGTCTTCATGAAGCAGCTTACTTCTGGTTTGCTTCTCGTGTCCG GACCGTTCAAGATCAATGGTGTTCCTTTGAGACGTGTTAAACAGTCCTACGTGATTGGAACTTCCACGAAGGTTGACATTTCCGGAGTTGGCATCCATAAATTGGATGATAAGTATTTTGGAAAGGTTgctgagaagaagaacaagaaggcAGAAGGAGAGTTCTTGGAGGCAGAGAAAGAG GAGAAGAAGGAGATTCCACAAGGGAAGAAAGATGACCAGAAGGCAGTGGATGCAGCTTTGATCAAAGCCATTGAAGCGGTTCCAGAGTTGAAGACCTACTTGGGCGCAAGGTTCTCACTGAAACAAGGGATGAAGCCTCATGAGCTTGTTTTCTAA